Proteins encoded within one genomic window of Hahella chejuensis KCTC 2396:
- a CDS encoding glycosyltransferase family 2 protein: MLLSVIVPAFNASETVRATLKSISVALGNADFDVEAVVVDDGSDDGVLLAAAVTEFPFVRLVRHEVNKGMCAARNTGIKASRGDFVTILDADDEFVEGWPDRLASIISEWPQDCLLCYSACVNSNGVSTVSEPNYRGRLTYEDLLNERRSGEYLPVFRGNFVRSQLYHDLGLRKSCGIVSYLYFARESNFWVTPIVLRIYHDQRQGSVSSGWLTEKKARETALCYERLFQEFSAEYRRYAPKVYHTKMLRYAIYRKVGNLSGVWTPWLRGFSFRAVPEFLATAFILVMGEGVMRPLIMFARRIGVLRKYG, encoded by the coding sequence ATGCTGCTTAGTGTCATTGTTCCAGCATTTAATGCCAGCGAGACTGTCCGAGCGACCTTGAAAAGTATAAGTGTCGCCCTTGGTAACGCTGACTTCGACGTAGAAGCGGTGGTGGTTGATGACGGTAGTGATGACGGTGTTTTGCTCGCGGCTGCGGTGACGGAGTTTCCATTTGTGCGCTTGGTTAGGCATGAAGTAAATAAAGGTATGTGCGCTGCGCGAAACACTGGAATAAAGGCCAGTCGTGGCGATTTTGTTACGATTCTGGACGCGGATGATGAGTTTGTCGAAGGCTGGCCGGATCGTCTTGCCTCTATTATTTCTGAGTGGCCGCAGGATTGCTTATTGTGCTACAGCGCATGTGTAAACTCTAACGGCGTTTCTACTGTGTCTGAACCGAATTATAGAGGGAGACTGACATACGAAGATCTTCTTAACGAAAGGCGCTCTGGGGAATATTTGCCTGTTTTTCGTGGAAATTTTGTAAGAAGTCAACTATATCATGACTTAGGATTACGCAAGTCTTGTGGAATAGTAAGTTACTTATATTTTGCAAGAGAAAGTAACTTTTGGGTTACGCCTATTGTGTTGAGGATATATCACGATCAAAGGCAGGGATCTGTTTCCAGCGGTTGGTTAACAGAAAAGAAAGCCAGAGAAACCGCCTTATGTTACGAGAGACTATTTCAGGAATTCAGCGCTGAATATCGGCGATATGCTCCTAAAGTCTATCACACCAAAATGTTGCGCTACGCCATATATCGAAAAGTCGGGAACTTATCTGGCGTATGGACGCCCTGGTTGCGCGGTTTTTCCTTTCGAGCTGTGCCTGAATTTCTAGCTACGGCTTTCATTCTTGTTATGGGGGAGGGGGTAATGCGCCCTCTTATAATGTTCGCACGTAGAATCGGAGTGCTGAGAAAATATGGATAA
- a CDS encoding lipopolysaccharide biosynthesis protein, with amino-acid sequence MFVTMLAQLVTIPLYLGSYEKWGFGVISMMLAVVPLMALGITWVSGGGMRLMGEAVAKNDIVGARRIYSASKYLFTLYGVVVAFILAAIGISFQDYWIDDAPNYYTREDLHYLIISFCVYIVVQYEFSSELAAFAATKKQHEGNIIQIINPIVMAAAVYVMILFGVGIQSVFISMTLGYLVMRVCTHYYWRRVSTYGNYVVLLSPDREQIEATADMLKDYAVSYSIYGVLLLFLFSDVIIVGYLMGAEAAATLALIWKIPNLLMQTLWRVPIYAEPYVIHMDAKGEMEKLRSLFKKGFFAYSLMCFIAASVFYIIGEDVLQLWVGNIPDLKGDFKFLMCAGAIFFLSLSRWPISFLYAMVKLRMLIKVMAVELLVKVFFVIFFYNYHGFISPIVAINVEYILGLALAYYFIIKRERLA; translated from the coding sequence ATGTTTGTAACAATGTTGGCTCAGCTTGTTACCATACCCTTATATCTTGGTAGTTACGAAAAATGGGGTTTTGGCGTGATATCCATGATGCTGGCGGTAGTTCCCCTTATGGCGCTGGGTATAACTTGGGTTAGTGGCGGTGGAATGCGGTTAATGGGGGAGGCTGTAGCAAAAAACGATATAGTCGGCGCTCGTCGGATTTATTCGGCCTCTAAATATTTGTTTACATTATATGGGGTTGTTGTCGCTTTTATTTTAGCTGCGATAGGCATTTCTTTTCAGGATTACTGGATTGATGATGCTCCAAATTATTATACAAGAGAAGACTTGCATTATTTGATAATAAGCTTTTGTGTATATATTGTTGTCCAATATGAGTTTTCCTCTGAATTGGCAGCATTCGCAGCGACAAAGAAGCAGCATGAAGGGAATATTATTCAAATTATTAACCCAATAGTTATGGCTGCCGCTGTATATGTTATGATTTTGTTTGGGGTTGGAATTCAGTCTGTTTTTATTTCAATGACTTTAGGCTACTTGGTGATGCGTGTATGTACTCATTATTATTGGCGTCGGGTTTCAACGTATGGGAACTATGTTGTTCTATTAAGTCCGGATAGGGAACAAATAGAAGCAACGGCTGATATGCTTAAAGATTATGCTGTGAGCTATTCCATATATGGAGTGTTACTGCTTTTTCTTTTTTCAGACGTCATAATTGTAGGGTATTTAATGGGAGCGGAAGCTGCTGCTACTCTCGCTCTTATTTGGAAAATTCCCAACCTTCTTATGCAGACGCTATGGCGGGTGCCTATTTATGCTGAGCCTTATGTTATTCATATGGATGCTAAAGGTGAAATGGAAAAACTACGAAGTCTATTTAAAAAAGGATTCTTTGCATACTCCTTAATGTGTTTCATTGCTGCATCTGTTTTTTACATTATAGGGGAGGATGTTTTGCAATTATGGGTGGGGAATATTCCGGATTTAAAGGGCGATTTTAAATTTTTGATGTGCGCTGGCGCAATATTTTTTCTAAGCCTTTCGCGATGGCCAATTAGTTTTCTTTATGCGATGGTTAAACTACGTATGCTGATAAAAGTTATGGCAGTGGAACTGTTAGTTAAAGTTTTTTTTGTGATATTTTTTTATAACTACCATGGGTTTATTTCTCCTATCGTTGCTATTAATGTTGAGTACATTTTAGGATTGGCTCTGGCATATTATTTCATAATAAAAAGAGAGAGATTGGCCTGA
- a CDS encoding class I SAM-dependent methyltransferase — translation MNDIVRLSEDRVAYFDHDSTAVHAVSPVVNIVRSLLGSPTSVNLLDVGGGNGTFLDTMLNSMPESRGTIVEMSPAMAGKNASRHNKVVVCDNYLDWANRKLDSDERFDVIFFNFVLHHFVGDSWGSSVELQRKALEVSKSLLKENGVIVVYEIHYNGGVFDEITSKIIYGVSSSRILAPVAKIMGSNTAGFGVCFHSEPFWIDLFCKQGLVCKKEYVIMKGVFRGVLPKIHKFLLNIKSMNYKIHFIGSE, via the coding sequence ATGAACGACATTGTACGGCTCTCAGAAGATAGAGTAGCTTACTTTGATCATGACTCCACTGCTGTACATGCTGTTTCTCCAGTTGTAAACATAGTTCGCTCCCTTTTGGGAAGTCCGACTTCAGTAAACTTACTTGATGTCGGAGGAGGAAATGGGACTTTTTTAGATACCATGCTGAACTCTATGCCGGAATCAAGAGGGACAATTGTCGAAATGAGCCCGGCAATGGCTGGCAAAAACGCATCTCGTCATAACAAAGTAGTTGTGTGTGATAACTACTTGGATTGGGCAAATAGAAAGCTAGATAGCGATGAGAGATTTGACGTCATATTTTTCAACTTTGTACTTCATCACTTCGTTGGAGATAGTTGGGGTTCCTCGGTGGAATTGCAGAGAAAAGCCTTGGAAGTGTCTAAAAGCCTACTTAAAGAAAACGGCGTTATTGTCGTGTACGAAATTCACTATAATGGTGGTGTATTTGACGAAATAACAAGCAAAATTATATATGGTGTTTCATCTAGTAGAATATTGGCGCCAGTTGCCAAAATTATGGGATCTAATACTGCAGGGTTTGGCGTATGTTTCCATTCTGAACCTTTTTGGATAGATCTATTTTGTAAGCAAGGATTGGTATGTAAGAAAGAGTATGTGATTATGAAAGGTGTTTTTAGGGGGGTGTTACCAAAAATACATAAGTTTCTCCTAAACATTAAAAGCATGAATTATAAGATCCACTTTATTGGAAGTGAGTAG
- a CDS encoding glycosyltransferase family 4 protein has protein sequence MDAIYFYPHGYFRDRQLDTVRHWPGEVANPDVGKQSGKQVTSKKSVASAGIKSWVTRIPLINFKTRPREIDSHVVVYVWGALVLTGKFIVDLDNPYSLTGYNIRAFNLYKYILKIVLLSGRCLQIRCMSHACLENLRLTLGEKVAAKAVVTYPYMPVVRKSEDIFASDERKIIKFLYISTQFDIKGGRALVNAFLNAYKDNPNITLEMITHLPEQYRAAVASCPGISLHPAEFSRQEIAERFMSHCDVLIHPTYVDSFGMVVLEAMSYGMALIATDVYAISEMVRDEKNGILLEPPVSIWNKYLPSYYYYKLGKIKSLIEKADDTLFSHSLEKAILYVAEDKERLLRYRRNSLRIFLKEFSRHAA, from the coding sequence ATGGATGCAATATATTTCTATCCCCATGGCTATTTTAGAGATCGACAACTTGACACGGTTAGGCACTGGCCGGGCGAAGTCGCTAATCCTGACGTAGGAAAGCAGTCAGGAAAACAGGTAACCTCAAAAAAGTCTGTTGCAAGTGCGGGAATAAAGTCCTGGGTTACCAGAATTCCTTTAATAAACTTCAAAACCAGGCCGAGAGAAATTGATAGTCATGTAGTTGTGTATGTCTGGGGGGCATTAGTTTTAACAGGTAAGTTTATTGTGGATTTAGATAATCCATATAGCTTAACGGGATATAATATACGTGCATTCAATTTGTATAAATATATTTTGAAAATAGTTCTTCTTTCTGGACGGTGTTTGCAAATTCGGTGTATGAGCCATGCTTGTCTTGAAAATCTGCGGCTAACACTTGGGGAAAAGGTCGCTGCCAAAGCTGTTGTAACTTACCCGTATATGCCTGTTGTTAGAAAATCGGAAGACATATTTGCCTCAGATGAAAGAAAAATTATAAAGTTTTTATATATATCAACTCAATTTGATATAAAGGGGGGGAGGGCTCTTGTAAATGCATTCTTGAATGCTTACAAGGATAACCCCAATATCACTTTGGAGATGATTACTCACCTGCCTGAGCAATATAGAGCTGCTGTCGCGAGTTGTCCTGGCATAAGTCTCCATCCTGCCGAGTTTAGCAGGCAGGAAATAGCGGAGAGATTTATGAGTCACTGTGATGTGCTGATTCATCCAACTTATGTGGACTCATTTGGTATGGTGGTGTTAGAGGCCATGTCATATGGAATGGCCTTAATCGCCACAGATGTGTACGCCATATCCGAGATGGTTAGAGATGAGAAGAACGGCATTTTATTAGAGCCCCCAGTATCTATATGGAATAAATATCTTCCCTCCTATTACTACTACAAACTGGGAAAAATTAAATCCTTGATTGAAAAGGCGGATGACACATTATTTTCGCATAGTCTGGAGAAGGCGATTTTATATGTGGCGGAGGATAAAGAGCGCTTACTGCGTTACAGAAGGAATAGCCTTCGAATATTTTTGAAGGAGTTTAGTCGACATGCTGCTTAG
- a CDS encoding glycosyltransferase family 4 protein produces MKVLILFTSSELGGAERSLTKMARAATQSTPEVKYFLGTLDGEGPWCEWSTGIGMSPLPFGRREGRHGRIGLLAVLSAIRFVRERNIDIIYTIGFRSSVLLRVFRWFMPGVKIVQGVRWNPNSTSRLDVWFRRIESCAHRITDAYITNSAAAYNTLLKLGVPRDKLTTAYNGLDAMPSAADSRIQTPPVVITIANLNYRKGYELYLHAISKVVTEVPSAQFIFLGRDDIKGVIQGKISSMNLDGWITYAGFQQDVSSYLRSSSLMVLPSLYCEGCPTSVMEAMSHGVPVVAYAIDGIPELVESGKEGFLIDQVGDIDALADAIVNILRDPELRSELSVAARSKAETSFSIVTCCKSHEVCWNKLISQIEPLAAYDGK; encoded by the coding sequence GTGAAAGTTTTAATATTATTTACCAGTAGTGAATTAGGCGGGGCGGAGCGTAGTCTGACTAAAATGGCCCGAGCGGCTACACAATCAACTCCAGAGGTTAAGTATTTCTTGGGTACGCTGGATGGAGAAGGGCCATGGTGTGAATGGTCTACTGGAATAGGTATGTCGCCACTTCCATTTGGAAGGCGTGAAGGAAGACATGGGCGGATAGGACTATTGGCGGTACTTAGCGCTATCAGGTTCGTTCGAGAAAGAAATATAGACATTATATATACTATCGGTTTCCGTTCTTCTGTTCTTCTTAGAGTATTTAGATGGTTTATGCCGGGTGTGAAAATTGTTCAAGGCGTTAGGTGGAACCCGAATTCAACAAGTAGATTGGATGTTTGGTTCCGGCGCATAGAAAGTTGCGCGCACAGAATAACTGACGCTTATATCACCAACTCAGCTGCGGCGTACAATACTTTACTTAAACTTGGCGTTCCCAGAGACAAACTTACTACGGCCTACAATGGTCTAGATGCTATGCCTTCTGCTGCAGACTCGCGGATACAGACTCCTCCTGTCGTCATTACAATCGCAAATTTAAATTATCGAAAGGGGTATGAACTATACCTGCACGCCATCTCGAAAGTAGTGACGGAGGTCCCTTCCGCTCAGTTTATATTTTTGGGGAGGGATGACATAAAAGGGGTCATTCAAGGCAAGATAAGCTCAATGAACCTGGATGGATGGATCACATACGCAGGGTTCCAGCAGGACGTAAGCTCTTATCTTCGGTCGTCCTCTTTGATGGTATTGCCCTCGCTTTATTGTGAAGGATGTCCTACTTCCGTTATGGAGGCGATGAGCCACGGGGTGCCAGTAGTGGCTTATGCAATAGATGGTATTCCTGAGTTAGTGGAGTCTGGAAAAGAGGGTTTTTTGATTGATCAGGTTGGCGATATTGACGCATTGGCGGACGCTATCGTCAACATCTTGAGAGATCCGGAGTTACGAAGCGAACTATCTGTCGCCGCCAGATCAAAGGCGGAAACCAGTTTCTCTATCGTCACCTGTTGTAAGTCTCATGAGGTTTGTTGGAACAAACTGATCAGCCAGATAGAACCACTGGCCGCCTATGACGGGAAGTAA
- a CDS encoding carbamoyltransferase C-terminal domain-containing protein yields the protein MKMLAIHVGHNSTVAAMEDGEIKGALSQEKLDNKKNSADFPIDAIQALCNELGWRTDEIDKVLIASLEVFPEICYDYLFGSTPETQTSLSIAELIKKAEKGIAGRIAPKAFDRLRTMRANQLKEMGGEELQANIKKAGLECKAVEHIEHHTCHARAAFHSFASTPSSKDALIFTLDGSGDGLCATVSIARANGRWERIAETPMRSSLGGIYSNTTRFLGMKILEHEYKVMGLAPYAKSYYMKTYERLFKPVIDLDPLNSLSFAAKVDTTKFYDYLVENAVGERFDNIAAALQHLTEDLCVRWVKKGIEKTGLRNIYVGGGVFMNVKLNQRVKDLAEVDTVCFMPSCGDESNPIGACYDYAARNRQPTKPLKDLFLGIGYSRVELVNYIEKTRLSEKYQIQEFDDIELKIAQLLASKNVVARFHGRCEWGARSLGNRAILAHPSYMESFYIVNDLIKSRDFWMPFAPSILEESAPLYLQNYDPDKSEAPYMICTYQATEQGVSELRAAIHQGDHTLRPQVVKKSINPDYYKLINEFKSLSGVGAVLNTSFNLHGYPLVATPGQAIMTFENSGLRYLALGTFLISKV from the coding sequence ATGAAGATGCTAGCAATTCATGTCGGTCATAATTCCACTGTCGCAGCGATGGAAGATGGTGAGATTAAAGGCGCATTAAGTCAGGAAAAACTGGATAACAAGAAAAACTCGGCTGACTTTCCTATTGATGCTATTCAGGCGCTTTGCAATGAGTTGGGTTGGCGTACGGATGAGATTGATAAGGTATTAATAGCAAGTCTGGAAGTGTTTCCTGAGATATGCTACGACTATTTGTTCGGTTCCACACCAGAAACCCAAACTTCGTTAAGTATCGCAGAACTTATAAAGAAAGCTGAGAAAGGAATTGCGGGACGCATAGCGCCTAAAGCATTCGACAGGCTAAGGACAATGCGAGCAAATCAGCTGAAAGAAATGGGGGGAGAGGAACTTCAAGCTAATATAAAAAAGGCTGGGCTGGAATGTAAAGCTGTAGAGCATATTGAGCACCATACCTGTCATGCTCGTGCGGCCTTCCATTCTTTTGCTTCTACGCCTTCATCAAAAGACGCGCTTATTTTTACTTTGGATGGTAGTGGCGACGGTTTGTGTGCGACTGTCAGCATTGCTCGCGCCAACGGGAGGTGGGAGAGAATAGCCGAGACGCCGATGAGATCTTCCCTGGGAGGAATATACAGTAACACCACGCGATTTCTGGGCATGAAGATCTTGGAACATGAATATAAAGTTATGGGACTGGCTCCTTATGCTAAAAGCTACTATATGAAAACCTATGAAAGGTTATTCAAGCCAGTCATAGATCTGGACCCACTAAACTCGCTTAGCTTCGCTGCTAAAGTGGATACGACAAAATTCTATGATTACCTAGTTGAGAATGCAGTTGGAGAGCGTTTCGATAATATCGCAGCTGCATTACAGCATCTGACTGAGGACCTGTGCGTTAGATGGGTTAAAAAAGGTATTGAGAAAACTGGGCTGCGGAATATATATGTCGGCGGCGGAGTCTTTATGAATGTCAAATTAAACCAGAGAGTTAAGGATTTGGCTGAAGTTGATACAGTGTGCTTTATGCCTTCATGTGGGGATGAGTCAAATCCTATTGGGGCGTGTTATGACTATGCGGCGAGAAACCGTCAGCCTACCAAGCCCTTAAAAGACCTGTTTTTAGGTATTGGCTACTCACGCGTAGAGTTGGTCAACTATATAGAGAAGACTCGACTGAGTGAGAAGTATCAAATTCAGGAATTCGATGATATCGAGCTGAAAATAGCGCAGTTGCTTGCAAGTAAAAATGTAGTCGCCAGATTTCATGGGCGATGTGAGTGGGGCGCGCGCTCTTTGGGTAATAGGGCGATATTGGCGCACCCAAGTTATATGGAAAGTTTCTATATTGTGAATGACTTAATTAAGTCGAGAGACTTTTGGATGCCATTCGCCCCCAGTATTTTGGAAGAGAGCGCGCCTCTCTATCTGCAGAACTATGATCCCGATAAGTCTGAAGCGCCCTATATGATATGTACATATCAAGCGACGGAACAAGGCGTTTCGGAATTGCGGGCGGCAATTCACCAAGGTGATCATACGCTTAGGCCGCAAGTTGTTAAAAAGTCGATAAATCCTGACTATTACAAGCTGATTAATGAGTTTAAGAGCCTTTCTGGCGTAGGAGCTGTTTTGAATACGAGCTTTAATCTCCATGGCTATCCATTAGTGGCTACGCCGGGCCAGGCGATCATGACATTTGAAAACTCAGGGTTGCGCTACTTGGCGCTCGGAACGTTCTTGATATCAAAAGTTTAA
- a CDS encoding class I SAM-dependent methyltransferase — protein MDNTLDDSEFYEDFWRDAGYQYTYAMDSAVRDRFPAIEKVWGGLRRPHRVLDFGCGNGVLSYWMYQNSFAYKVLGVDVSKTGVRNAHREFAQPGLDYRVITSPMNVRQLGAFDAVVSSHVLEHIPDVDEALTSLKGVAKWYVFEVPIEDCLFQTLKWTVLKKPRHENALGHVQFWTRKSFRDLLSRHGYVVVRDYHYASAPFSPYNPSWVRMMEKLLLRTAGLNLYSKIMATHYVVLACENPWK, from the coding sequence ATGGATAATACACTGGATGACTCTGAATTTTATGAAGATTTTTGGAGGGATGCGGGATACCAGTATACCTATGCGATGGATTCAGCGGTCAGGGACCGTTTCCCAGCGATTGAGAAAGTCTGGGGAGGGCTGAGGCGGCCGCACCGGGTTCTTGATTTCGGCTGCGGCAATGGAGTTCTGTCTTACTGGATGTATCAAAACAGCTTTGCTTATAAGGTGCTGGGCGTAGATGTAAGCAAAACCGGGGTTCGTAATGCGCACCGCGAGTTTGCGCAGCCAGGATTGGACTACAGAGTTATTACGTCACCGATGAACGTCAGACAGTTGGGCGCGTTTGATGCTGTGGTTTCTTCTCATGTGCTTGAGCATATTCCAGATGTTGATGAGGCGCTGACGTCATTAAAAGGAGTTGCTAAGTGGTATGTATTTGAGGTGCCTATAGAGGACTGTCTTTTCCAGACCCTTAAATGGACTGTGTTAAAGAAACCAAGACATGAGAATGCGCTTGGCCATGTGCAGTTTTGGACTCGGAAAAGCTTTCGTGACTTATTGTCCAGGCATGGGTACGTTGTCGTGCGCGACTATCATTACGCATCGGCGCCGTTTTCTCCTTATAACCCAAGCTGGGTCAGAATGATGGAAAAATTACTCCTGCGGACAGCTGGACTGAATCTGTACTCTAAAATCATGGCTACTCATTACGTTGTATTGGCATGCGAGAACCCCTGGAAATAA